GCTGCCCTGATCAGACACAAACATGAGCAGTTTGCTACAGTAAAGGTCAGCGTGCAGCCTGAAGTTGTGGAGATGAACTTCTCCTGTTAAACTGTCTGTTTGCTGTTCACCTCCTGAGTCAGCTCACAGTAACGTTAGCGTAACGATCACAGTGCTTCACTCAATAATCACCTGACTGACAAGGTTTGCCCGTCAGCTAGCCTGCAGCTAGCAGCTAGCCTGCAGCTAGCAGCTAGCCTGCAGCTAGCAGCTAGCCTGCAGCTAGCAGCTAGCCTGCAGCTAGACTTCAGctgagacttcacctgactttatatcatcaggagggagcagatgatgactgagtttactgtacattttgggtgaactgttcctttaagctcTTAGTTCCCTGCAGATGTTAAGTTAATTCAAAGAGTCTCTGAGGGATCTGAAAGGTTTTGAAAAGTGGAGTCATCAGTGATGTGACCTGAACAGCAGCAGCCCGTCTTCATGATCACAGCCGatgtgctgctgcagtcgtcatcacactgtcatcacgGGGCAGCGGCTCCACAGCAGCGAGGGATTTTCACTGTGTGGCAGATTTGGCAGGTCTTCTTGTTAttgaatatttccattgttGGGGAAACAAAAGCTCCGTGATCACTGCTGAACGCTCACAAAGGACGAGCTGAGGTGGCAGAGTTGATGTGAAATATGCAATCATGAGAAAAGAgctttgtttgattgtttttctttgaagtaaagctgctggagctgaaaatacacacaacatgacacacaacatgacacacaacatgacacacaacatgacacacgTGAACACAACCAGGACAGTCAGCAGGAAACACTTCATCCTGACAGTTCAAGTCTGAGTCAACCGGCTGCAACTACAGcatctttattttaacagtgtgtgtgtgtgtgtgtgtgtgtgtgtgtgtgtgtgtgtgtgtgtgtgtgtgtgtgtgtcactgtcactgtgggggtcagccctcccgaccgaggCTTCAGTGATAACAGCCTCCCTCTCTgggagtcagacagcgtcctgtaTTTACTGATAGTggtcttctctctgtctcttcccaggatgcattgtgggtaatattacacattataacagcatccatatgattacACACTTTAagatttacaggtggaaacACGTTAAAACCACATAGATGTGCACGTCACACCTGTTTTGGCTCTTTTGGCGCTGTGTGAACTGACACACTGGAGCGACTTTGTACCGGCGCTGCTCAGCTCCGTGTGAACAAACGCAGGCGGTGCAGAGGCGAGTCGGGTCACATTGTGCGATCTGCGTGTGAGAAAAGGGCTGAAGAACTGAGCCGTTTGTTCAGACCTGACACATCCGTCCTGTATGCTGTGATGAAGCGAGGACGTCACAGACAGACGTCACATGAGACCATGTTCAGGACTCTTGAGGTTAAACTGATGTTTCAGGACGTCAGCTGCGGTTCAgtttcagcctgtgtgtgtgttgatgagcACAGTGTGAATGAAACACGGTGTGAATGAAACACGGTGTGAATGAAACACAGCGACATGTTTCAGTTGAAGACAAATCAGAAGTTATAATTTATGAAATCAGAGATTTGAATAAATACAAAGCAGTGAAGCAGAAATCAAATGTGAGTcctaaaaacaaagataaatgcAGCCCGTCACACGAGTCAGCTCATTTATAAATCTACTGCACGTTATTTTACTTTCACTGACATATTTTACGTGTTTGTGTCGGCTGTAAACTCAACACAGCAAAACTGTATGAAACTGTTTCATGAGCGTCCATCATCGTCGAGTTCATCAGACTAACACACCTGTGCTGTTTCCTACAGGTGTCTTCTTCAGTCCTACCTGTCCCGAGGTGAAGGACGTACCTGTACTCCTTCACACCGGCGGGTTCAGGTGGGAAACAGACTCTCTGCAGCTGGAAACCGGTGCTGGATTCTTCTGTGATGTCTCAGGAAGTTTAACCGGACGAGTCAGAAACCCGAGTCTGCGGCCTCTCCTGCTGGTGGCGCTGTTCCACATGTGAGTCCCCATGTGAACCTGCAGGAGGACACTGGCTGGATTATTGTGATCTGAAGTGGAATCAGACTGAACACGTGATCTCATGAAATCAGAGATCTACACTCATGTGATTGGATGAATTGAAGAAGACATCTGATTGGCTGTAGATAATAATGTGTGAGTGAATCAGTCCGAACAGTCAGAATCAGCTTCAACagtcaaaatatcaaaatatgtttctgaTGAAAACTGAAGAAAGTTTTAAATCCAGAACTGATATttgtggatttatttatttaaaacaagaaatatttatatatatatatatgtcataaagcattattattttacacacagcaataaaaatctgtgaatgtttctgtgcAGAATGAAGACATTCAGTGAACAGATGGACCCCATATgaggggtagagccagcgtcttgttatcggaaggtcgctggttcgattcccctggtctgcatgccgaagtgtccttgggcaagatactgaaccccaaaaactgcccctgatgtgctggtcggcacccTGCACggcagccaccaccatcagtgtatgaatgtacgaattactgtaagtcgctttggacagAAGCGTCTGTAAAAGTCATGagcagtcccgcctttaattccatcACACGACGTCATCATGTTGCATATTTGAATAATTAATGACTCGCACTACTGAGCACAGACCACAAGGATCTGTGTTGTTAGAACACAACCcttcatttcagtgtttgatCTACATCCTCCGATCTGACTTCATGTAGAGCAGAGGAAACATTCTTGTATTATGATGATCAGAAGGATCACGAGTCTGAGAGGCTGATGGTGACAACTGTTTTATCACAGGGAACaaagtgttgtgtttctcagtgttgtttctcagtgttgtttctcagtgttgtttctcagtgttgtgtttctcagtgttgtgtttctcagtgttgtgtttctcagtgttgtttctgtgttgtgtttctcagtgttgtgtttctcagtgttgtttctgtgttgtgtttctcagtgttgtgtttctcagtgttgtgtttctcagtgttgtgtttctcagtgttgtttctgtgttgtgtttctcagtgttgtgtttctctgtgttgtgtttctcagtgttgtttctcagtgttgtttctcagtgttgtttctcagtgttgtttctcagtgttgtttctgtgttgtgtttctcagtGTTGCTCCAGACTTATTCTACATTACTGCCATCTGAAGATGAAACTACTTTGGTTTGTTCTTCTGTGGCTCACTGTTTGTTTCCTATGAGCCTGTTGTACCATCATAATTATTAGTGTTATTACTGCCATCTGCGCTCACTGCACATGAACGTTGTCTTTGACGGGGCTCAGTAGATGTATTGTTATGTTTTGATGAAGCTATTAGAGAGCTAGTGTAAAAAAGAGTAGCAGCGGGGCGAAAGCAGACCTGTGTGCAGTTTGGGCTCGTTCTGAAGAGGATAAGGCTGAAAAACATTGAGGTGAAACCGACCTTTAGATTTCCTTTGGTGGTAAAAGCTCGTGCACAGATAGCACAGGCGAACGGCCTCTCCCCGGTGTGAGTCCTCTCATGGATCTGCAGAgcgctggaggaggagaagctctTCCCACAAGTCCTGCAGTGGTGCTGTTTGGACGTCTGGCGCTGCGGTGCTGCAGAGAAGCTCTGTGTCGGACCAGAGAGATCTGCACCATCCCTGAAACAGGAGTTCAGGAAAGACGCCATCTCTGTCTTCACAGATAGCGtggagccgctgtggtcggGAGCTTGGTTGGGATTGGAGGGTTGGAAGAGATGTGGTGGGAAGTCTCTCATCTgatgtgtgagcatgtgttgCTTCAGGTTCCCCTTGGTGGAAAAGCCTCTGCTGCATGTTGTGCAGATGAACGGTCTCTCCTTGGTATGGCTTCTGTAGTGGATGTCCAAGGCGCTCTGACAGGCAAAACTCTTCCCACATATGTCACAGAAAGAGCTCTTCAGGAGGAGCTTTGCTCTGACAGACCGATCCTCAGAGTGGTTAAACAGTGTGAGGTCAGCGGGCGCTGCAGCTGACATACGGAGGGTTAAAGTGTTTGAGTCGAGCCAGGTGTGGAGGGGTTTGTCCAGCCTCGCagctttaaaacacactgaagctcGATCATCAGGAGACGGAGACGACTCAGAGGCTGAACTATCGAACGTGGTGAATGTTTGACGGGTTTCAGCAGCCGGTCGGTTGTTTGTTTGACTACATTCCTCATTTGATCCCTCCGGCCTCTCCGTTTTGATCCATGTGAGCTGCAGCTCTCCACGCTGCTCAGGGTAACTTCTCTTCCTGTTTGCTTCGACTCCAGTGTTACTGAACGGAGGTGGGGACAAATGGATGGATAAAGATTTGAAGCCCACAGTATTGTTCTCTCTGTTATTCACCGTTTTGCCCCTGAACCCTGGATGTAAGTGACCCTCCATGTGTACATGTTGCTGTAAGAACGCCGCATTCATGAACTTCCTGTGGCAGAAGGGACACGAGTGCTGGACACTCAGCGGGACGGGGACACGGTGAACCGTCTGGTACGTCTTCAGGTTTCCTTTGGTAGTGAAAGCTCGACCACACAGTTTACAGCGGTACAGACGCTCACCTGTGCGTGTCTGCAGGTGCATCCTCAACGCACTCTGACAGCTGAGTGTGCGGTGGCAGATGACACACTGGTTTGGGTCGCTGGCGGCTGGTGGCAGCTGCAGTTTGGGTTTGTTGGAGCGTTTGAATGAAAGGAATCCGGAGAATGAGGCAGAACAGGGGAGAGTGAACGAATCGGGTTTGACATGGACTGATTCCTCTGACTGAGTGCTTGTCAACTTCAGAGACGGTTTCACATCTTCACTTTTAAGAGTCATTGTTGTTTGTCGCCTGGTCTCCGCTGAATCGGAGGTCTTTGTATGCTTCATACCTGCTGCTGAGTTAAAGTAAAGATCCCCCTGAGTGAAGGGGAGGGGTATGTAGGTAAGATCATCCTCTGTCTTAatgagagaggacaggaagtaTGACTCTTTCAGGGCACCAGAGGACGTTGTGTTCGGGGATGGTGACCACCCGGCAGTTGTTTGGATTTTGTCCAGCTGCTCTGGAACAACATCAGGGTTCAtcgtgtctctgtgtctctgaagATGAACCAACAGGTCCCCTCGGGTGGAGAATCTGTTTCCACACATGTTGCATCTGTACGGCCGCTCCGTGTCGTGTGACCGCAGGTGAATTTTCAAGTCGCTGTCGCTCCCAAAGACTCTGCCGTTGTGTCTGAAGACAGACTCGTGTGAAGACAGAGCAGAAAACTTCAGATTCCCTTTCCTCTGTCGAGCCAAAGCTGCCAGAGCATCCAGATCCTCGACGATCTCACTGAGGTTTGGGATAGAAGcagaagctgaagctgaaggtTGAGTCTGACTGATGAAGCTGTTAAACATCAACTTGTTGGTTTGTGATAAGAAGTGTGAGGAACCACAGCTCACATGTTCAGATGCTGTCATGAGCTTTCTGACAGTGTGTGAGGACTCTGATCTTGAATCTTTGCTGTCAGCTCGACTGTGACTGAGATGCTCTGTGGCTCTGAAACACTTGACGTCACGTCTGTTCGCAGACTGAGCTGATAAGACTTTGACTCTCTCAGCggctgcagctctctgctgaGGAAGATGAGCTCTGGGAGTCTTGAGCTGATAGGTGGATTTCAGAGACGACAGGTCCACCAGGGTCTCTGGTGTCTCCGCTTGGTGAGAGGCAAACAACAGGACCTGGCGACGGATCTgatgaatcagctgcagctgatggATCTGTTGTATCTGCAGGacgaggagctgctgcagcagagacgagACGACAGCCTGACGCTGCTGACTGTCTGAGAGCTGAGCTGCAGCCGCATCAGTGATCTCAAGATCCTCAGTGATGACGTTGCTCTTCATCCATGAACCAGCTGAGCAGCGAGGTGGAGGTGAGGATCCTGGTAAAAGAGCAGCGTCAGCCTCTGGTCTCTCTACACCTCCATCCATGAGCGGTGCCCTGCTGCAGGATCTCTGCTGGGATGAGTTCATGTTTTCCATCTCAGAGTTATTAACGCTCTCACGCGGCTTTCCTGCTGGGCCTGCTGGTGATGAAGACGTTGTGCTGCTGGGTGGCAGATCTTCATCATCATTCAGGATCAGAACCGGAGGATCTGGACAGCAGATTCTCTGATGTTGTTCCAGGTCCGACGACACTCTGAACTCCGCACAGCATCGACTGCAGACATGAACAAAGCGAGGAGACGCTGCTTCtacaacagagaaacacacgGACATGACTGTTGTCACGAAGCCACAGAAGTTCTCTGAGTCATGAAAGTAGTTAAACTAGAATACAAAGAAGTGAAACAACCTCAAACTTctatctttttaaagatttgacgagtttaaaaaaaagaatatctTCATTGAACATTAAAGTTGTGAATCATCTTCACCAATTTCTTACCTGAGTGAACTGAAATGACCAAAACTAATTAAGAATTAAAGTCAATCTTAATACTTATAGAATGAGGATTTAAAGTGAAGGACAGTTTCAACAATAATATATTCACACTTCAACCCCGTCAGGTCAGAATTCACTGTTTGTTCTGTGGTTTTGTTACTTTAGAGAATAAAGTTAATAAAACTCAGAGTCGCAGGCAAAAAGCTTGAATGGATGAAGTTTAATTCTGATAAAGAGAAACGCAACAGACtgaactaacgaggggatgaggtgcaggtggtgagaggaggagagacacaggTGAGATTATGACACCAAAGAGCAGGGAGGCAGCTGATAGGCTGGAAGAACACCTGGAACAGAGCCAATGAGAGTGATgcaggacaggtgaggagagaaactgtggctgtgtccaaaatcgggggctgcagccttcaaggacgcggcctttgcggcccacggaggccgggtccttcggagagaccttgaaggcctcgtccaccgctgttaaatgggacggtccagccttcggagtgtttcctggttgcgtcaccaggtgttcatgcattaaagtctgttttggttcaaatctatcaaacgcgtacatttatttatgtgtgtacaatgtgtcaaatctaaactgaattatcaacattacaaaataaacattaacccattggtgaataacagctatatttaccatagcagtaccagcgtcacgtgttttaactgaaagttaaactttggaggttttatagtctcttgaagtttaacacatctggcgttggatgttcaaatgagtaaaaaccgagtataaacccattacttaaatttaaatgtcatgtctgcgccacttgatgtcgccattttctcttgcttcctcttctgtttcgggactgagcagcggtgcgcaaaggatcttgggatatgggaggccgcgaaggatagtagcggtgcgtcctccagaAAGAGGGAAGtgcaggctgcatttgaaggagccttcggatttggacagccttcgcgcggcgttgtgatgtaattggccttcaaatgcgcccttcgagggctgcagcccctgaatttggacacagccagagacaccacaaagacacagacacacatgaaacacagaaacacatgaaacacatgaaacacatgaaacagaaacacatgaaacacagaaacacatgaaacacatgaaacacatgaaacagaaacacatgaaacacagaaacacatgaaacacatgaaacagaaacacatgaaacacatgaaacacagaaacacatgaaacacatgaaacacatgaaacagaaacacatgaaacacagaaacacatgaaacacatgaaacacatgaaacacagaaacacatgaaacacagaaacacatgaaacacagaaacacatgaaacacagaaacacatgaaaaagaaacacatgaaacacatgaaacagaaacacatgaaacacatgaaacacatgaaacagaaacacatgaaacacatgaaacacatgaaacacatgaaacagaaacacatgaaacagaaacacatgaaacacatgaaacacatgaaacagaaacacatgaaacacatgaaacagaaacagaaacacatgaaacacatgaaacacatgaaacagaaacacatgaaacacatgaaacagaaacagaaacacatgaaacaaacacatgaaacagaaacacatgaaacagatgaaacagaaacacatgaaacagaaacacatgaaacacatgaaacagaaacagaaacacatgaaacagaaacacatgaaacagaaacacatgaaacacatgaaacagaaacacatgaaacagaaacacatgaaacacatgaaacagaaacacatgaaacacatgaaacagaaacacatgaaacacatgaaacagaaacacatgaaacacatgaaacacatgaaacagaaacacatgaaacacatgaaacacatgaaacagaaacacatgaaacacatgaaacagaaacagaaacacatgaaacacatgaaacagaaacacatgaaacacatgaaacacatgaaacagaaacacatgaaacacatgaaacagaaacacatgaaacacatgaaacacatgaaacagaaacacatgaaacagaaacacatgaaacagaaacacatgaaacacatgaaacacatgaaacagaaacacatgaaacagaaacacatgaaacagaaacacatgaaacacatgaaacacatgaaacagaaacacatgaaacacatgaaacagaaacagaaacacatgaaacacatgaaacagaaacacatgaaacacatgaaacacatgaaacagaaacacatgaaacagaaacacatgaaacagaaacacatgaaacagaaacacatgaaacacatgaaacacatgaaacagaaacacatgaaacacatgaaacagaaacagaaacacatgaaacacatgaaacagaaacacatgaaacacatgaaacacatgaaacagaaacacatgaaacagaaacacatgaaacacatgaaacacagaaacagaaacacatgaaacacatgaaacagaaacacatgaaacacatgaaacagaaacacatgaaacagaaacacatgaaacacatgaaacagaaacacatgaaacacagaaacacatgaaacagaaacacatgaaacacatgaaacagaaacacatgaaacacatgaaacagaaacacatgaaacacagaaacacatgaaacagaaacacatgaaacacagaaacacatgaaacagaaacacatgaaacacatgaaacagatgaaacagaaacacatgaaacacatgaaacagatgTGGTGACGTCACTCTGAGgtgttgtgagtgggaggggccggaAACATGCATCAACCACGtgcatctgtttctctgctgtgtgattggctgttggtgttgtgttttctatgtGAAGGAAAACGGACtcgaaaataaatgtgatgaatTTCTCATCGGTATCATGAAAATGATGGAGatcgttttatcgcccagcccttAAAGAACTTCTGTGTAAACTGCtcatgtctcctcctgtctcctcctgtctcctcctgtctcctcatgtctcctcctgtctcctcatgtctcctcatgtctcctcatgtctcctcctgtctcctcatgtctcctcatgtctcctcatgtctcctcctgtctcctcatgtctcctcctgtctcctcatgtctcctcctgtctcctcctgtctcctcatgtctcctcctgtctcctcctgtctcctcatgtctcctcctgtctcctcatgtctcctcatgtctcctcctgtctcctcatcGCCCAGCCCTTAAAGAACTTCTGTGTAAACTGTGGATATGACTTTATCACTGATATTACTTTCACTACAGCTTATGATCCATTAAAGATTATAAAGAATCAGATGATTATAAAGAATCAGATGATTATAAAGAATCAGACGATTCtaacatttatataaatatatgataaaatatatatttataaataaataaacttactGGTGTTCAGAGTTTGGAGCTGCTGAGGTCGGAGCTGTTTCCTCCGTGACATGTTCACAACTGACACCAGCCACTGGACACAGACTGacaggggggagggagagggggagggagagagacagagggggagacgagggggagggagagagacgagggggagggagagagacagagggggaggagggggagggagagagacagagggggagacgagggggagggagagagacagagggggagacgagggggagggagagagacgagggggagggagagagacagagggggaggagggggagacagagggggaggaggggagacagagggggagatgagggggagggagagagacagagggggaggagggggagggagagagacagagggggagacgagggggagggagagagacgagggggagggagagagacagagggggaggagggggagacagagggggagggagagagacagagggggagggagagagacagagggggagacgagggggagggagagagacagagggggagacgagggggagggagagagacagagggggaggagggggagatgagggggagggagagagacagagggggagacgAGGGGGAGacgagggggagggagagagacagagggggagacgagggggagggagagagacagagggggagacggagggagggagagagacagagggggagacgAGGGGGAGacgagggggagggagagagacagagggggagacgagggggagggagagagacagagggggagacggagggagggagagagacagagggggagacgAGGGGGAGacgagggggagggagagagacagagggggagacgagggggagggagagagacagagggggagacggagggagggagagagacagagggggagacgagggggagggagagagacagagggggagacggagggagggagagagacagagggggagacgAGGGGGAGacgagggggagggagagagacagagggggaggagggttcaataacacatttgtgtatttaacattttgaatgagctgtaaatttaaagttaattagACTTTATtaagttatttgactgttaactAACAATAACATGAGGAGCAGACAGATTATCAGCCTGATTGATTATCAGCCTGATTGATTATCAGCCTGATTATCAGCCTGATTGATTATCAGCCTGATTGATTATCAGCCTGATTATCAGCCTGATTGATTATCAGCCTGATTGATTATCAGCTggataaataaacatatttaaaatgtgttacttcCGCTCACACAAGGCCCCGCCCACAATTACATCTGATTGGTTCCCTGTcacaactgcagttctggttctggttcagttctgtgagctgctgatatcAGGAGCAGCTCTACGATGTTTCAGTTAGAGACGACGTCACAGTCTGACGACAAACATCAgacaggatcaatacattatgtctctctccatcactaCCACACAGCTTTGATCAGATAaattaataaagtatttaaagTGATCAGTTGTTTGTCTGACTGGATCAGAACTGACCTGACAGACACGGTCTGGTACCGACCGTCGCCATCTTGGCGGCTCCTGACTCCCGCCCAAACAACAggtggagctgaagcagcctgatGACGTCAACAAGCCCACCTGTCTgaagctaccaagctagctaatg
This sequence is a window from Pagrus major chromosome 8, Pma_NU_1.0. Protein-coding genes within it:
- the sall1b gene encoding sal-like protein 1; this translates as MATVGTRPCLSVCVQWLVSVVNMSRRKQLRPQQLQTLNTKAASPRFVHVCSRCCAEFRVSSDLEQHQRICCPDPPVLILNDDEDLPPSSTTSSSPAGPAGKPRESVNNSEMENMNSSQQRSCSRAPLMDGGVERPEADAALLPGSSPPPRCSAGSWMKSNVITEDLEITDAAAAQLSDSQQRQAVVSSLLQQLLVLQIQQIHQLQLIHQIRRQVLLFASHQAETPETLVDLSSLKSTYQLKTPRAHLPQQRAAAAERVKVLSAQSANRRDVKCFRATEHLSHSRADSKDSRSESSHTVRKLMTASEHVSCGSSHFLSQTNKLMFNSFISQTQPSASASASIPNLSEIVEDLDALAALARQRKGNLKFSALSSHESVFRHNGRVFGSDSDLKIHLRSHDTERPYRCNMCGNRFSTRGDLLVHLQRHRDTMNPDVVPEQLDKIQTTAGWSPSPNTTSSGALKESYFLSSLIKTEDDLTYIPLPFTQGDLYFNSAAGMKHTKTSDSAETRRQTTMTLKSEDVKPSLKLTSTQSEESVHVKPDSFTLPCSASFSGFLSFKRSNKPKLQLPPAASDPNQCVICHRTLSCQSALRMHLQTRTGERLYRCKLCGRAFTTKGNLKTYQTVHRVPVPLSVQHSCPFCHRKFMNAAFLQQHVHMEGHLHPGFRGKTVNNRENNTVGFKSLSIHLSPPPFSNTGVEANRKRSYPEQRGELQLTWIKTERPEGSNEECSQTNNRPAAETRQTFTTFDSSASESSPSPDDRASVCFKAARLDKPLHTWLDSNTLTLRMSAAAPADLTLFNHSEDRSVRAKLLLKSSFCDICGKSFACQSALDIHYRSHTKERPFICTTCSRGFSTKGNLKQHMLTHQMRDFPPHLFQPSNPNQAPDHSGSTLSVKTEMASFLNSCFRDGADLSGPTQSFSAAPQRQTSKQHHCRTCGKSFSSSSALQIHERTHTGERPFACAICARAFTTKGNLKVHMGTHMWNSATSRRGRRLGFLTRPVKLPETSQKNPAPVSSCRESVSHLNPPV